The region TTTCGCCCATTGTGCAATATTCCCCACTGCTGCCTCCCGTAGGAGTCTGGACCGTGTCTCAGTTCCAGTGTGGCTGATCATCCTCTCAGACCAGCTAGGCGTCATAGCCTTGGTGAGCTCTTACCTCACCAACTAGCTGATACCATATAGCCCGATCCTATGGCGGAATCCATTTCCCAACACCACTTATGTGGTGAAGGAATATGGGGTATTAGCGGCCGTTTCCAGCCGTTATCCCCCTCCATAGGGCACGTTAGCTATACCTTACTCACCCGTGCGCCACTTAGCTGACACCCCTGGCAAGCCAGGGGCCGTTCTCGTTCGACTTGCATGTGTTAGGCACGCCGCCAGCGTTCACTCTGAGCCAGGATCAAACTCTCCATTAAAAATGGACATTCAATCCAGTGTCTCAAGATGAAATCACTATTGTGTTTCTATCTCGATTGTTTTTATTGAAAAAAACCTATCGGATAGACGGTTGATTGTTTACTTATATTCGGTTGTCAAAGATCACGTTCAAACACTCTCAAGATCCCATACTTTGGGTATCTCTCTCAGATCGCTTTCAATCGCTCTCTGTGTTTGAGGACGCGTATTATAGACAATTCTCCACCGCTTGTCAAGGGGTTTGCAGGAAAATTTACGAAAATATCGAAATTTTTTTTGTACTTACATTATATGAAAGAGAATTTAGACAGGATTCGTGGGTTATTTGTGCATTTGCGTATTGGTCATTGGGCATTGGGAGTGTTGAGAGCTGAGCGTTGAGAGGTATTGGACAGTGGCAATTTGAAGTAATTATGGGGGGAATTTAACGGTTGCTCCGTTACTCGGTTGCTCGGTTACTCATTATTCGGTTTCCTCCATCGCTGATAGGCCCACTCCCATTGTGAAGCTTCCCTCCGAATCTGTTTTTCCAGCACATTCGTGTAGCATTGGGTGATCGCACGCAATTTCTCATCCGACGCATCAATCTCATCCGCCACATACTCGATCGGTTCATCGATGAGAATGCGAAACTGTTCCCTGCCTTTGCGCACAGCGAAGATCGGGACCATCAAAGGATCGAATTTCAGCTTCATCTGCGCCATACTTTTGGATGCATAGGCCCTATGGCCGAAAAATTGAACCTCTATCCCATTGGGAGGCGGAATCATCTGATCGATGTGCATTCCGACCCCTTCCCTCTTTTTCAGAATTCTCGCGATGCTGCGCAAAGCACCTTTGCGTTCCACGACACGATGCCCGAAGCGTTGGCGATAGGGTTGGATGATTCGTTCATCAATCAGCGGATTTTTGCTTTGGGCTTTGGCGACCAAAGTACCCGGGAATCCGTTGATGGCAAAGAACTGGGCCAGAAA is a window of Nitratifractor salsuginis DSM 16511 DNA encoding:
- a CDS encoding lysophospholipid acyltransferase family protein; the protein is MRKHLEYYAVRTLLGASRFMPRPVLYGLARLIVERSYAPGGRRERRILEHLALAFPDKSAKDLDRLVEEYRWHKAHFYTEMVLMLTNRMDYRGSIVNLKEAQEKIEALRKQNERGIVFLVSHYGNWEFLAQFFAINGFPGTLVAKAQSKNPLIDERIIQPYRQRFGHRVVERKGALRSIARILKKREGVGMHIDQMIPPPNGIEVQFFGHRAYASKSMAQMKLKFDPLMVPIFAVRKGREQFRILIDEPIEYVADEIDASDEKLRAITQCYTNVLEKQIRREASQWEWAYQRWRKPNNE